A genomic stretch from Flavobacterium humidisoli includes:
- the mdh gene encoding malate dehydrogenase yields MKVTIVGAGNVGATCADVISYRGIASEVVLLDIKEGFAEGKALDITQCATNTGFNTKVSGVTNDYSKTAGSDVVVITSGIPRKPGMTREELIGINAGIVKTVAENVLKYSPNTIIVVVSNPMDTMTYLALKATGLPKNRIIGMGGALDSSRFRTYLSLALDKPANDISAMVIGGHGDTTMIPLTRLASYNGIPVSEFLSEEVLQKVAADTMVGGATLTGLLGTSAWYAPGASVAYLVDSILNDQKKMIACSVFVEGEYGQNDICIGVPCIIGKNGVEEILDINLNDQEKALFAKSADAVRNMNDALKTILV; encoded by the coding sequence ATGAAAGTTACCATTGTAGGAGCAGGAAATGTTGGAGCTACATGTGCCGATGTTATTTCTTATAGAGGAATTGCAAGCGAAGTAGTATTGTTGGATATTAAAGAGGGTTTTGCAGAAGGGAAAGCGCTTGATATAACACAGTGCGCCACAAACACAGGTTTTAATACCAAAGTTTCTGGAGTTACCAACGATTATTCTAAAACTGCAGGAAGCGATGTAGTAGTAATTACATCGGGAATCCCGAGAAAACCAGGAATGACAAGAGAAGAATTGATAGGTATAAACGCAGGCATTGTAAAAACAGTTGCCGAAAATGTACTGAAATATTCTCCAAACACTATAATTGTTGTAGTTTCCAATCCAATGGATACCATGACGTATTTGGCTTTAAAAGCTACAGGTCTTCCAAAAAATAGAATTATAGGTATGGGAGGGGCTTTAGATAGTTCTCGTTTTAGAACGTATCTTTCATTAGCTTTAGATAAACCAGCAAATGATATTTCAGCAATGGTAATTGGAGGTCATGGAGATACAACTATGATTCCGTTAACGCGTTTAGCGTCTTACAACGGAATTCCTGTATCGGAGTTTCTTTCAGAAGAAGTGCTTCAAAAAGTAGCTGCAGATACTATGGTAGGAGGAGCGACCCTTACAGGTCTTCTAGGAACTTCAGCTTGGTATGCACCAGGAGCTTCTGTGGCTTATTTAGTAGATAGTATTTTGAATGATCAGAAAAAAATGATTGCATGTTCTGTTTTTGTAGAAGGAGAATATGGTCAAAATGATATCTGTATAGGAGTGCCGTGTATAATTGGTAAAAACGGAGTAGAAGAAATTCTAGATATAAACTTAAATGATCAGGAAAAGGCGTTATTTGCCAAAAGTGCAGATGCAGTTCGTAATATGAATGATGCCCTAAAAACGATTTTAGTATAA
- the asnB gene encoding asparagine synthase B → MCGIVCAFDLKQKAEALRPQVLEMSKIIRHRGPDWSGIYSNDKAILSHERLAIVDPASGKQPLFTEDKKLVLAANGEIYNHRDLRKQFEGKYNFQTESDCEVILALYKEKGVSFVDELNGIFGFAIYDVDKDEYFVARDHMGIIPLYIGWDQHGTFYVASELKALEGYCTKIELFPPGHYLSSKDGEFVQWYKRDWTEYDAVKDNETSIPEIKKALEAAVHRQLMSDVPYGVLLSGGLDSSITSAVAKKFAQKRIESDDTTDAWYPQLHSFSVGLEGSPDLAAARKVADHIGTIHHEIKFTIQEGLDAVRDVIYNLETYDVTTVRASTPMWLMARVIKSMGIKMVLSGEGADELFGGYLYFHKAPNAREFHEENVRKLGKLHMYDCLRANKSLAAWGIEGRVPFLDKEFMDVAMRINPQDKMINKEHPMEKWVVRKAFEDMLPESVAWRQKEQFSDGVGYSWIDTLKEVVAREVSDEQLANARFKFPLQTPTSKEEYYYRSIFTEHFPSDAAALCVPQEASVACSTKIALEWDEAFKNMNDPSGRAVSSVHDDAYVKA, encoded by the coding sequence ATGTGTGGAATTGTATGTGCCTTTGATCTTAAACAAAAAGCCGAAGCGTTAAGACCTCAAGTATTAGAAATGTCAAAAATCATTCGTCACCGCGGACCAGACTGGAGCGGAATTTATAGCAATGATAAAGCGATTCTTTCTCACGAGCGTTTGGCAATTGTAGATCCAGCTTCAGGAAAACAACCTTTATTTACAGAAGATAAAAAATTGGTTTTAGCTGCAAACGGTGAGATTTACAATCACAGAGATTTACGTAAACAATTTGAAGGAAAATATAACTTTCAAACTGAAAGTGACTGTGAGGTTATTTTAGCTTTATATAAAGAAAAAGGAGTAAGCTTTGTAGATGAATTAAACGGAATCTTTGGATTTGCGATTTATGATGTTGATAAAGATGAGTATTTTGTTGCTCGTGACCATATGGGAATTATTCCATTGTATATTGGATGGGATCAGCACGGAACTTTTTATGTAGCTTCTGAATTGAAAGCGTTAGAAGGATATTGTACTAAAATTGAATTATTCCCTCCAGGACATTATTTATCAAGCAAAGACGGTGAATTTGTACAATGGTACAAAAGAGACTGGACAGAATATGATGCTGTAAAAGACAACGAAACAAGTATTCCGGAAATCAAAAAAGCTTTAGAAGCAGCGGTTCACAGACAATTAATGAGTGATGTTCCTTATGGAGTTTTACTTTCAGGAGGTTTAGATTCGTCTATTACTTCGGCTGTAGCCAAAAAATTTGCGCAAAAACGTATTGAGTCAGATGATACTACAGATGCTTGGTATCCGCAATTGCACTCTTTCTCAGTTGGTTTAGAAGGTTCTCCTGATTTAGCTGCAGCGAGAAAAGTAGCAGATCATATTGGAACTATTCACCACGAAATTAAATTCACTATCCAAGAAGGTTTAGATGCAGTTCGTGATGTAATTTACAACTTAGAAACGTATGATGTAACTACAGTTAGAGCTTCAACTCCAATGTGGTTAATGGCAAGAGTTATCAAATCTATGGGAATCAAAATGGTTCTTTCTGGAGAAGGTGCAGATGAGTTATTTGGAGGATATTTATATTTCCACAAAGCGCCAAACGCTAGAGAGTTTCACGAAGAAAACGTTCGTAAATTAGGAAAACTTCATATGTACGATTGTTTACGTGCAAACAAAAGTTTAGCAGCTTGGGGAATCGAAGGTCGTGTACCATTCTTAGATAAAGAATTTATGGATGTTGCAATGCGCATTAACCCACAAGATAAAATGATCAACAAAGAACATCCGATGGAAAAATGGGTGGTTCGTAAAGCTTTTGAAGATATGCTTCCAGAAAGTGTTGCTTGGAGACAAAAAGAGCAATTTTCTGATGGAGTAGGATACAGCTGGATTGATACTTTGAAAGAAGTAGTGGCAAGAGAAGTTTCGGATGAGCAATTAGCAAATGCTAGGTTTAAATTTCCGTTACAAACTCCAACTTCAAAAGAAGAATATTACTATCGTTCTATTTTTACAGAACATTTCCCAAGTGATGCAGCAGCGTTATGTGTGCCTCAGGAAGCAAGTGTGGCTTGTAGTACAAAAATTGCTTTGGAATGGGATGAAGCTTTCAAAAACATGAACGATCCATCTGGAAGAGCAGTTTCAAGCGTTCACGATGATGCCTACGTTAAAGCATAA
- the lgt gene encoding prolipoprotein diacylglyceryl transferase, with the protein MTHALNLVWNPSEGINLGFFMIRYYSLMFVIAFGLGWFLMKKIFERENESIEKLDSLFVWTVLATLIGARLGHVFFYDWEYFRNHILEIFLPFKFEPEFQFTGFQGLASHGAAIAIIIAMYYYSKKILKRSLLWILDRVVIPVASGAIFVRLGNFFNSEIIGHETNSAFGIRFLHDTFSKAEAVQKTGIADPKEAYTAIATDPKFATLLAEVPSRHPTQLYEAFCYVFVFAILFFLYWRTNARLKSGLLFGLFLVLLFAVRFVVEFVKESQGGFESELGLFSTGQWLSIPFIIIGLFFIIRAQRNPLAES; encoded by the coding sequence ATGACACACGCCTTAAATTTAGTTTGGAATCCTTCTGAGGGAATCAACTTAGGATTTTTTATGATTCGCTATTACAGCTTAATGTTTGTAATTGCTTTTGGTTTAGGATGGTTCTTAATGAAAAAGATTTTCGAAAGAGAAAACGAATCGATTGAAAAACTAGATTCTTTGTTTGTTTGGACTGTTCTAGCAACTTTGATCGGAGCACGTTTAGGTCATGTTTTCTTTTATGATTGGGAATATTTCAGAAATCACATCCTTGAAATTTTTCTGCCATTTAAATTCGAACCTGAATTCCAATTCACAGGTTTCCAAGGATTAGCAAGTCACGGAGCTGCAATTGCAATTATTATTGCAATGTACTACTATAGCAAAAAAATACTAAAACGCTCTTTATTATGGATTTTAGACCGTGTAGTAATTCCTGTTGCAAGCGGTGCTATTTTTGTACGTTTAGGAAATTTCTTCAACTCTGAAATTATTGGTCATGAAACTAACTCTGCATTCGGAATTCGATTTCTTCATGATACATTCAGTAAAGCCGAAGCAGTACAAAAAACCGGAATTGCAGACCCAAAAGAAGCTTATACAGCAATTGCCACCGATCCAAAATTTGCAACATTATTAGCAGAAGTTCCTTCGAGACATCCAACTCAATTATACGAAGCTTTCTGTTATGTATTTGTGTTCGCTATTTTATTCTTTTTATACTGGAGAACAAATGCAAGACTTAAATCCGGTCTTTTATTCGGACTGTTTTTAGTATTATTATTTGCTGTTCGTTTCGTTGTAGAATTTGTAAAAGAGAGCCAGGGAGGTTTTGAAAGCGAATTAGGTCTATTCTCAACAGGACAATGGCTAAGCATACCTTTTATCATTATTGGACTTTTCTTTATCATAAGAGCTCAGAGAAATCCTTTAGCTGAATCATAA
- the secDF gene encoding protein translocase subunit SecDF, which produces MQNKGLIKFFAILFALVSIYQLSFTFVANGVKSEAKAFAGDNPDKELKYLDSIGKEKVLNLGFTDFTYNEVKNKQLNKGLDLEGGINVILQISIKDVLKGLANNSKNPVFNKSLADASANLEGNKTYLNKFFEAFEANSKGSVKLASPDIFANRSLQGEGGVDFQMSDAQVQKVIKRKVDESVESAFKVLRERIDKFGVTQPNIQKLGETGRILVELPGAKDVDRIKKLLGGKAQLEFWETYKIEEIGNFLVSANEALKKTEVKKTETKTVVKDSLNALLTDAKDSSDVKKGNNPLFDKIIGNGGGPVLGYFAPKDTATINEYFKRPEIRVLLGADQHYAKFVWSKPTTIKDPKAKDVKSAADIEVVELYALKGNRDNNPAMSGGVVTDAKDTFDQMGKPAVSMQMNSQGAKVWEELTGRAFAQKSYIAIVLDDIVYSAPGVTSGPIAGGRSEITGSFDVAETKDLANVLNAGKLPASADIIQSTVVGPSLGQAAIDAGTISSVLGFLLVCVWMVFYYGKAGWYANLALLLNLLFLFGIMASFGFVLTLPGIAGIVLTLGTAVDANIIIYERAKEELREGKSLSEAVAASYGWHGAMRSIIDANVTHVLTGAILFIFGTGPIKGFALTLLIGIVTSLFTSIFIARIFIDRNIAGKGDLTFSTNITKNWFTNFHFDFIKIKKFTYIFSSIVVVVSLVSIFFVNGLDEGVDFVGGRTFQVKFEKPVDATAVSDELSAAFGTPVEAKILGDDDQLKITTKYKIKEDGVAIDEEVNQKLYASLQKYFPNTSYDKFINSFDGKKVGVLQASKVGASISEDIKTNSYWAVLGAMAVIFLYLMVSFRKWQYSLGAIAAVAHDVIFVLGVYSLCYKFMPFHMEMDQHFIAAILTVIGYSMNDTVIVFDRVREFIIGNRKGSFEDIVNASINTTLSRTLNTSLMMIIVLLTMFIFGGESIRGFIFAMLIGIIVGTYSSLFIATPVLVDTISSDEKHTIEDKHNKA; this is translated from the coding sequence ATGCAGAATAAAGGACTTATTAAATTTTTCGCAATTCTATTTGCATTGGTAAGTATTTACCAACTATCATTCACTTTTGTGGCAAATGGCGTCAAAAGTGAAGCTAAAGCTTTTGCAGGAGATAATCCTGATAAAGAGCTGAAATATTTAGATTCTATTGGTAAAGAAAAAGTTTTAAACCTTGGTTTTACTGATTTCACTTACAACGAAGTGAAAAACAAACAACTTAATAAAGGTCTTGACTTAGAAGGAGGAATCAACGTGATTCTTCAAATTTCTATTAAAGATGTATTAAAAGGTTTGGCTAATAATTCTAAAAATCCAGTTTTTAATAAATCATTAGCTGATGCATCTGCAAATTTAGAAGGAAACAAAACATATTTAAATAAGTTTTTTGAAGCTTTTGAAGCAAATTCAAAAGGATCTGTAAAATTAGCATCTCCAGATATTTTTGCAAACAGAAGTCTTCAGGGAGAAGGTGGAGTAGACTTTCAAATGTCTGATGCGCAAGTTCAAAAAGTTATCAAAAGAAAAGTTGATGAGTCTGTAGAAAGTGCTTTTAAAGTATTAAGAGAGCGTATAGACAAATTTGGTGTTACACAGCCAAACATCCAAAAATTAGGAGAAACAGGAAGAATCTTAGTAGAGCTTCCAGGTGCTAAGGATGTTGATAGAATTAAAAAATTATTAGGTGGAAAAGCTCAATTAGAGTTCTGGGAAACTTATAAAATTGAAGAAATTGGTAATTTCTTAGTTTCTGCTAATGAGGCTTTAAAGAAAACTGAAGTTAAAAAGACTGAAACTAAAACAGTTGTTAAAGATTCATTGAATGCATTATTAACTGATGCTAAAGATTCTTCAGATGTTAAAAAAGGAAACAATCCTCTATTTGATAAAATAATTGGTAATGGTGGTGGACCAGTTTTAGGATACTTTGCTCCTAAAGATACGGCTACTATCAATGAATATTTTAAAAGACCAGAAATTAGAGTTTTATTGGGTGCTGACCAACACTATGCAAAATTTGTATGGAGCAAGCCAACAACTATAAAAGATCCTAAAGCTAAAGATGTAAAAAGTGCAGCTGATATTGAAGTTGTAGAATTATATGCTTTAAAAGGAAACAGGGACAATAACCCAGCTATGAGCGGTGGTGTTGTAACTGATGCAAAAGATACTTTTGACCAAATGGGTAAGCCTGCAGTTTCTATGCAGATGAACAGCCAAGGTGCTAAAGTTTGGGAAGAGCTGACAGGAAGAGCATTTGCTCAAAAAAGCTATATTGCTATTGTATTAGATGATATCGTATATTCTGCTCCAGGTGTAACAAGCGGTCCTATTGCTGGAGGAAGATCTGAGATTACTGGTTCATTTGATGTAGCTGAAACTAAAGATTTAGCAAACGTATTAAATGCAGGTAAATTACCAGCTTCTGCAGATATTATCCAGTCAACTGTTGTTGGTCCATCTTTAGGACAAGCAGCTATTGATGCAGGTACAATTTCTTCTGTATTAGGTTTCTTATTAGTTTGTGTTTGGATGGTATTCTATTATGGTAAAGCGGGTTGGTATGCAAACCTTGCCTTATTGTTAAACTTACTATTCTTATTTGGAATTATGGCAAGTTTTGGTTTTGTATTAACATTGCCAGGTATTGCAGGTATCGTACTTACGTTAGGTACAGCGGTAGATGCGAACATTATTATCTACGAAAGAGCAAAAGAGGAATTGCGTGAAGGAAAATCGCTTTCTGAAGCAGTTGCGGCTTCTTACGGATGGCATGGTGCAATGCGTTCTATTATCGACGCTAACGTTACTCACGTTTTAACTGGAGCAATCTTATTTATCTTCGGAACAGGTCCTATTAAAGGTTTCGCATTAACATTATTAATTGGTATCGTAACTTCATTGTTTACATCAATCTTTATTGCTAGAATTTTTATTGATAGAAATATCGCTGGAAAAGGTGATTTAACTTTCTCTACAAACATTACTAAAAATTGGTTTACTAATTTCCACTTTGACTTTATCAAGATTAAAAAATTCACTTACATCTTCTCTTCAATAGTAGTTGTAGTAAGTTTAGTTTCTATCTTCTTCGTTAACGGATTGGATGAAGGTGTTGATTTTGTTGGAGGAAGAACTTTCCAAGTTAAATTCGAAAAACCAGTTGATGCTACTGCTGTTTCAGATGAATTATCTGCTGCTTTCGGTACTCCGGTTGAAGCTAAAATTTTAGGAGATGATGATCAATTGAAAATCACAACTAAATATAAGATTAAAGAAGATGGTGTAGCTATTGATGAGGAAGTGAACCAAAAATTATATGCTTCATTACAGAAATATTTCCCAAATACTTCTTACGATAAATTTATCAACTCTTTTGATGGTAAAAAAGTTGGAGTATTACAAGCTTCTAAAGTTGGAGCTTCTATCTCTGAGGATATCAAAACTAATTCATATTGGGCTGTACTTGGAGCAATGGCAGTTATTTTCTTATACTTAATGGTGTCTTTCCGTAAATGGCAATATTCATTAGGTGCGATTGCAGCTGTTGCACACGACGTAATCTTCGTATTAGGAGTTTATTCATTATGCTACAAATTCATGCCATTCCACATGGAAATGGATCAGCACTTTATCGCTGCGATCTTAACTGTAATTGGTTACTCTATGAACGATACGGTAATTGTATTTGACAGGGTAAGAGAGTTTATCATCGGAAACCGTAAAGGTAGTTTCGAAGATATCGTAAATGCTTCTATTAATACTACATTATCTAGAACATTGAATACTTCATTAATGATGATCATCGTATTATTAACGATGTTTATCTTCGGTGGAGAATCTATCAGAGGATTTATCTTCGCGATGTTAATTGGTATTATCGTTGGTACTTACTCTTCATTATTCATCGCAACTCCAGTATTGGTAGATACGATTTCTAGTGATGAGAAGCACACTATCGAAGACAAACACAATAAAGCATAA
- the gyrB gene encoding DNA topoisomerase (ATP-hydrolyzing) subunit B has translation MSEEIKKNNYSADSIQALEGMEHVRMRPSMYIGDVGVRGLHHLVYEVVDNSIDEAMGGHCDTIGVSINEDGSITVEDNGRGIPVDLHKKEGVSALEVVMTKIGAGGKFDKDSYKVSGGLHGVGVSVVNALSVHMKSTVFREGKIYEQEYERGKSLYPVKQIGETDKRGTRQTFYPDDTIFTQTTEFSYDTLSARMRELSFLNKGITITFTDKREVDEKGEFRSEVFHSDEGLKEYIRYLDGNREPIVSHVISMDNDKGEIPVEVALIYNTSYTENIFSYVNNINTHEGGTHLQGFRSGLTRTLKKYADASGLLDKLKFEIAGDDFREGLTAIISVKVSEPQFEGQTKTKLGNREVVSPVSQAVGEMLENYLEENPNDAKLIIQKVILAAQARHAAKKAREMVQRKTVMGGGGLPGKLSDCSEQDPARCEVYLVEGDSAGGTAKQGRDRNFQAILPLRGKILNVEKAMHHKVFENEEIRNIFTALGVTVGTAEDSKALNLEKLRYHKVIIMCDADVDGSHISTLILTFFFRFMKELIEEGHVYIAAPPLYLVKKGNKKEYAWNDVQRDQANERMGGSANIQRYKGLGEMNAEQLWETTMDPNFRTLRQVNIDSLAEADQVFSMLMGDEVPPRREFIEKNAVYANIDA, from the coding sequence ATGAGCGAAGAAATCAAGAAGAACAATTATTCAGCAGATAGTATTCAGGCATTAGAAGGAATGGAGCACGTAAGAATGCGTCCATCAATGTATATTGGAGATGTAGGAGTTCGAGGACTGCATCATTTAGTTTATGAGGTTGTTGATAACTCTATTGATGAGGCCATGGGAGGGCATTGTGATACTATTGGTGTCTCAATAAACGAAGATGGTTCTATTACAGTTGAAGATAACGGACGTGGTATTCCAGTAGATTTACATAAAAAAGAAGGGGTTTCTGCTCTTGAGGTTGTAATGACAAAAATTGGAGCCGGAGGTAAATTCGACAAAGATTCATATAAAGTTTCTGGAGGTTTACACGGGGTTGGGGTTTCGGTTGTAAATGCCCTTTCTGTTCACATGAAATCTACTGTATTTAGAGAAGGTAAGATTTATGAGCAAGAATACGAAAGAGGAAAATCTTTATATCCAGTTAAACAAATCGGAGAAACAGATAAAAGAGGTACAAGACAGACTTTTTATCCAGATGATACCATCTTTACTCAAACTACTGAGTTTTCATACGATACGCTTTCAGCTCGTATGCGTGAGCTTTCTTTCTTAAATAAAGGAATCACAATTACTTTTACAGATAAGAGAGAAGTTGATGAAAAAGGCGAATTTAGAAGTGAGGTATTCCATTCTGATGAAGGGCTTAAAGAATATATTCGTTATTTAGATGGTAACCGTGAGCCAATTGTATCTCATGTTATCAGTATGGATAATGATAAAGGAGAAATTCCAGTTGAGGTTGCCTTAATTTATAATACAAGTTATACAGAGAATATTTTTTCTTACGTAAACAATATCAATACGCACGAAGGAGGAACGCATTTACAAGGTTTTAGAAGTGGTTTAACAAGAACGCTTAAAAAATATGCAGATGCTTCGGGTTTATTAGATAAATTAAAATTCGAAATTGCTGGTGATGACTTCCGTGAAGGATTAACAGCTATTATTTCGGTAAAAGTGTCTGAACCTCAATTTGAAGGGCAAACGAAGACTAAGCTTGGAAATAGAGAAGTTGTTTCTCCGGTTTCTCAAGCGGTTGGAGAAATGTTGGAGAATTATTTGGAAGAAAATCCAAATGACGCGAAATTGATTATTCAAAAAGTAATCTTAGCAGCTCAAGCACGTCACGCAGCGAAAAAAGCTCGTGAAATGGTACAGCGTAAAACCGTTATGGGCGGTGGAGGATTGCCTGGTAAATTATCTGACTGTTCAGAGCAAGATCCAGCAAGATGTGAGGTTTACCTTGTCGAGGGAGATTCGGCTGGTGGAACAGCAAAACAAGGACGTGATCGTAACTTTCAAGCGATTCTGCCATTACGTGGTAAAATCTTGAACGTTGAAAAAGCGATGCATCATAAAGTATTCGAAAATGAAGAGATTAGAAATATCTTTACAGCATTAGGGGTTACGGTAGGAACTGCAGAAGATAGTAAAGCATTAAATCTTGAAAAACTAAGATATCACAAGGTAATCATCATGTGTGATGCCGATGTCGATGGTAGTCACATTTCTACCTTAATATTAACGTTCTTCTTCCGTTTCATGAAAGAGCTTATTGAAGAAGGCCACGTTTACATTGCAGCGCCGCCTTTATACTTAGTTAAGAAAGGGAATAAGAAAGAATACGCTTGGAATGATGTTCAGCGTGATCAGGCTAACGAAAGAATGGGAGGAAGTGCCAATATTCAGCGTTATAAAGGTCTTGGAGAGATGAACGCGGAGCAATTGTGGGAAACTACAATGGATCCGAATTTCAGAACTTTACGTCAAGTAAATATTGATAGCCTTGCAGAAGCTGACCAAGTTTTCTCTATGTTGATGGGTGATGAAGTGCCGCCTCGTAGAGAATTTATCGAGAAAAATGCAGTTTATGCAAATATTGATGCATAA
- a CDS encoding acyloxyacyl hydrolase, producing the protein MARKLLLILMLLLAVKMSAQEGNSRFCFGFNYGFGSEFSNRNYTFNSHFYKLQLYYLLKETKHFQYQILVQPEINFAEHQLLNFYFVKPETPNYQQKREEYTRLKDIREFALNCGFLVRKPIGKVCSFYVLGSIGPMITDTETERMSKGFAFADVLALGFTTSYNKLQFDIRPSIRHVSNAGLGSSNAGYNTKNIEFGIYYQL; encoded by the coding sequence ATGGCAAGAAAATTACTTTTGATCTTAATGCTTCTTTTAGCTGTAAAAATGTCGGCACAAGAAGGTAATTCACGTTTTTGTTTCGGTTTTAATTACGGTTTTGGAAGTGAGTTTAGTAATAGAAACTATACGTTTAATAGCCATTTTTATAAACTACAGCTGTATTATTTGCTAAAAGAAACAAAGCATTTTCAATATCAAATATTGGTTCAGCCTGAGATTAATTTTGCAGAACATCAATTGCTTAATTTCTATTTTGTTAAACCTGAAACACCTAATTATCAGCAAAAAAGAGAAGAATATACACGCCTGAAAGATATTCGGGAATTTGCGCTTAATTGTGGTTTTTTAGTTCGAAAACCTATTGGTAAAGTTTGTTCGTTCTATGTTTTAGGAAGCATTGGGCCAATGATTACAGACACCGAAACGGAACGAATGTCTAAAGGTTTTGCTTTTGCAGATGTTTTAGCACTCGGTTTCACTACAAGTTATAATAAATTGCAGTTTGATATTCGTCCAAGTATAAGGCATGTTTCTAATGCTGGATTAGGAAGCAGTAATGCAGGCTATAATACAAAGAATATTGAATTTGGTATCTACTATCAATTATAA
- the asnB gene encoding asparagine synthase B, with translation MSGLLAVIGKGKDPKLVKELSERMLHRGPDESDVRIMENGSILCHESLSIIDLNSGRQPIQGTDKAWMVHDGEIYNYQELKNTVLKNHTFRTESDSEVIVHLYEEFGYDFCNKLDGDFAFVVVDGDKYIAGRDPIGVKPLYYGLDERGRIYFSSEMKAIADQCKSFSTFPPGHYYTAKTGFVKYYHPEYEDHKNANQALDLALIRESLIQATRKRLLAEVPLGVVLSGGLDTSLISAITSRLLKEKGQKLHSFSIGLDADAPDNIAARKAAEFLGTEHHEIHFSVEEGVKVLEKVIYHIETYDIISVRSGVPMYLLSKAIADQGIKVILSGEGADEVFGGHLYFRNAPSEEEFQDETIERVQKLFTADLLRADKTTMANGLEVRIPFLDTEFLDVAIRIKTEEKQPKSYDGVEKYILRKAFDTPEDPYLPSEVLWRQKEQFSDGVGYKWVDELIEYCASQVTDEQLFGASAEFPYNSPTTKEAYLYRSIFHKFYPQVSAAQTVRKWIPKWQENLDPSGRANAAHLNGNFEPVKTSVIA, from the coding sequence ATGTCTGGATTGTTGGCCGTAATTGGTAAAGGAAAAGACCCGAAACTTGTAAAAGAACTTTCTGAAAGAATGTTGCATCGTGGTCCTGATGAAAGTGATGTTCGCATTATGGAAAATGGCAGTATACTTTGTCATGAGAGTTTATCGATTATCGATCTTAATTCGGGTAGGCAGCCAATTCAAGGAACTGATAAAGCTTGGATGGTGCATGATGGTGAAATTTATAATTATCAGGAACTAAAAAATACAGTTTTAAAAAATCATACTTTTAGAACAGAATCAGATTCAGAAGTGATTGTGCATCTTTATGAAGAATTTGGATATGATTTCTGTAATAAACTAGACGGAGATTTTGCTTTTGTGGTTGTTGATGGGGATAAATATATTGCAGGTCGTGATCCAATAGGGGTAAAACCGTTGTATTATGGTTTGGATGAAAGAGGCCGAATCTATTTCTCATCAGAAATGAAAGCCATTGCAGATCAATGTAAATCGTTTTCTACTTTTCCTCCAGGGCATTATTATACTGCAAAGACAGGTTTTGTAAAATACTATCACCCAGAATACGAAGATCATAAAAATGCAAATCAGGCATTAGATTTAGCGTTAATTCGTGAAAGTCTTATTCAAGCAACACGTAAGCGACTACTGGCAGAAGTGCCTCTAGGAGTTGTTCTGTCGGGAGGTTTGGATACTTCTTTGATTTCGGCTATTACTTCAAGATTATTAAAAGAAAAAGGACAGAAATTGCATTCGTTTTCTATTGGGTTAGATGCTGATGCGCCAGATAATATTGCGGCTAGAAAAGCGGCAGAATTTTTAGGAACAGAACATCACGAAATACATTTTTCTGTAGAGGAAGGAGTCAAAGTTTTAGAAAAAGTAATTTATCATATTGAAACTTATGATATTATTTCTGTGCGTTCAGGTGTTCCTATGTATTTGCTTTCTAAAGCTATTGCTGATCAAGGTATAAAAGTAATCTTATCGGGAGAAGGGGCAGATGAAGTTTTTGGAGGTCATTTATACTTTAGAAATGCACCTTCAGAAGAAGAGTTTCAAGATGAAACAATAGAAAGAGTTCAAAAGCTGTTTACAGCCGATTTGCTTCGTGCAGATAAAACGACAATGGCAAATGGTTTAGAGGTTCGAATTCCGTTTTTGGATACAGAATTTTTAGATGTTGCCATTCGAATTAAAACAGAAGAAAAACAGCCTAAATCATATGATGGTGTTGAAAAGTATATTTTAAGAAAAGCGTTTGATACTCCAGAAGATCCTTATTTGCCTTCAGAAGTTTTATGGAGACAAAAAGAACAGTTTTCTGACGGAGTTGGCTACAAGTGGGTTGATGAATTAATTGAGTATTGTGCGTCGCAGGTTACAGATGAGCAACTATTTGGAGCAAGTGCAGAGTTTCCATATAACTCGCCAACAACTAAAGAAGCGTACTTGTACAGATCGATTTTTCATAAATTCTATCCACAGGTCAGCGCAGCGCAAACGGTTCGTAAATGGATTCCTAAATGGCAAGAAAATCTTGATCCAAGCGGAAGAGCAAATGCTGCCCACTTAAATGGTAATTTTGAACCTGTAAAAACTAGTGTTATTGCTTAA